CCCCTTCGAATTCATAAAATTTAATTTTATCTGTCACAGATTTTACCACCCGAATAGCAGCATCTATTACCTCTGGTCCTATCCCATCTCCTTTTATAACCGCTACCTTATACAAAGGTCTCCCCTCCTTCGGATGTATTCAAGTATTCCACCTTCCCTAACTATTTCAAGTAGAAAATCTTCTAATGGCTCGAACATTAGAATCTCATCTCCTTTCCTAACCTCTCCCGTTTCCCAGTTTACAGTGACTAAGTCACCATCCTTAAGCCCTTCAGTTTTACCGAGTAAGAGGGGTATGCCTATGTTTATCGCATTTCTATAAAATATCCTACCAAAAGACTCAGCTATGACCCCAGCTATGCCTAAGGCCTTCAAGGCCAGGGCCGCTGACTCTCTCGAGGAGCCAATGCCAAAGTTTTTACCAGCAACTACGACGTCTCCAGGTCTAACATTCCTCGCGAAGTCTGGTCTTACCTCTATAAAAGCTATCTTCGCAAGTTCCTTTG
This Pyrococcus horikoshii OT3 DNA region includes the following protein-coding sequences:
- a CDS encoding 3-isopropylmalate dehydratase small subunit; its protein translation is MITTGKVWKFGDDISTDEITPGRYNLTKDPKELAKIAFIEVRPDFARNVRPGDVVVAGKNFGIGSSRESAALALKALGIAGVIAESFGRIFYRNAINIGIPLLLGKTEGLKDGDLVTVNWETGEVRKGDEILMFEPLEDFLLEIVREGGILEYIRRRGDLCIR